One window from the genome of Apus apus isolate bApuApu2 chromosome 12, bApuApu2.pri.cur, whole genome shotgun sequence encodes:
- the PRRG3 gene encoding transmembrane gamma-carboxyglutamic acid protein 3: MAMFLGARDAHSLLKRFPRANGFLEEIRQGTIERECIEEVCSYEEVKEVFENKEKTMEFWKGYTNSVYSVKDPGHSTERSDAMYVVVPLLGVALLIVIALFIIWRCQLQKATRHRPSYAQNRYLASRTGRSLPRVMVYRERSQSQGETQYQREATNRVAGDSRAGGTPQQDGTLYPPEHSVSVLSRLSSATPPPSYEEVTGHPESSSGEETSVSYNDPPPKYEEIVAAAPAAGK; the protein is encoded by the exons ATGGCAA TGTTCTTGGGGGCCAGGGATGCCCACTCACTACTGAAGCGTTTTCCCCGGGCCAATGGCTTCCTGGAGGAGATCCGGCAGGGCACCATTGAGCGGGAGTGCATTGAGGAGGTCTGCAGCTATGAGGAGGTCAAGGAAGTGTTCGAGAACAAGGAGAAGACG ATGGAGTTTTGGAAGGGCTACACCAACTCTGTCTACTCTGTCAAGGACCCCGGGCACAGCACAGAGCGCTCAGATGCCATGTATGTGGTGGTGCCCCTCTTGGGAGTGGCTCTTCTAATAGTCATTGCCCTCTTCATCATCTGGAGGTGCCAGCTTCAGAAGGCCACCCGCCACCGCCCTTCCTATGCCCAGAACCGTTACCTGGCCAGCCGAACAGGACGCAGCCTCCCCAGGGTCATGGTGTACCGGGAGAGGTCCCAAAGCCAAGGGGAAACCCAGTATCAGCGAGAAGCCACCAACCGGGTGGCtggagacagcagagctgggggcacCCCCCAGCAAGATGGCACCCTCTACCCGCCAGAGCACTCAGTCTCCGTCCTCTCCAGACTGTCCAGTGCCACCCCTCCGCCTTCCTACGAGGAGGTGACGGGCCACCCGGAGAGCAGCAGTGGCGAAGAGACCAGTGTCTCCTACAATGACCCACCGCCCAAGTACGAGGAGATCgtggctgctgcccctgctgctggcaaATAG